The Oncorhynchus clarkii lewisi isolate Uvic-CL-2024 chromosome 12, UVic_Ocla_1.0, whole genome shotgun sequence genome segment AGGCCTATAGCATACGACTGTCTTCACACACCTTATCATATACGTGAATACCTGGTTGGATAAATAGGCTATCATCAAAGGCATAAAGGAAAATATGAGGTAGATATAAACCCATGTTGACTCCTCAACAGTTGGCAGGTTGAACGAGAAATTTAACCCTTTCAGAAGTGTGAATTGAGGTGCCTGTGACGTCTACAATTTGCACCTTATTTGTTTGTTGTTGACAGGGCACTGGAGAGTTTGGTAACATTCGAACAAAATGTAAAGGAGTTTTTAAACGGAGAGTCAAGAAAACAAGACTCGGTGAGAAAAATAAATAGCAAGCCCCAATAGCTTTGGGATTAAAACCGTGAGCGGGGCCAAGCTTTGCTGCCACTGTCGCCTGCCAAGAGCGGCGGGGGTCTCCTCCGCGGCCCgggctctccctttctctcccaacAAGCTGAACGGCCTCCCCCCGACTACAGAAATTACTGCTTTATTATCATGTAGAGTCACCAGTTAATACTAACCAGCACCACGgaaaacatttcacattctacAATCTACAGATGGAGATGGATGGATAATCATGCATGCACGCGCTACAACTTCACTCTGGCTATCATGTTGTTTTTGTTGGCTCAATTTTAGGTTAGGTAATAACATGACAGTATGCTATGGACCTGCTTTTATCACTGTAATATGCTTTTGGTTGAAAAAATggactgatgatgatgatgaggatgataaggatgatggtggtggagatgataatgatgatggtagtggtggtgatgttgaAAAATTGTGAGGATGaggatataataataataataataaaactcaTACAGTCTCACACAAATATGATGATGGTCCTTTATTTTGCGTAAAAACATTAATATTGTTAGCTTCTTGCCATAAATCAGACTATTTACACATTCATTGTAAACAACAGGCTACTTATCTTTGAATAATTGTTGAATTGACCTTAATAATTCACAAATTTCTTCAGACGAATTCTTAGACGAGTTATTTATGTACAGCAACAATGTGCGATTCAATTGATAGTATTATGAATGCATAAAGTTGCCAATGTTGTTGTAATTGTTAATGTTGTTCTTGTTCTGATTTTAAAAGTTATTTTAAATGAAAATATGCAGTGGGTCAAAATGAACACCCATTGGGCTACTTAACCAACTCATTATACAAAACAATTGCTCAAACTTAGTTTTAAACCAGCCTCGCCTCTCCACTAACAACCATTAGTGTCTGCATGATGTTTGCACTGCCTCGACTAACTTAAATGATGGTCTGGGTAAATATTGAAATTCCCCTCGATTGGTGGCTATACTCTGTTAAAGCGGCGGGCGACCAGGCTCTCCCTATTGATGAGGCCCGCTATCTTAATCCTATGCATTTCCCTGTAAATAGCTTTCTGTATGAGAAAGGGCATGCCTGGGTCCCCCTCCCTTCTCGTTCcctccactccacacacacacacgcatactgtAAAGAGCCAAATGACAGCCTAATGCAGGAAGGGTTTTGTAGCCTTAACTCTTGTTCAGCTACTCCCGTCTCCCATTGCATCCCATTCAGGGTCATTTAAGGCGGGTACATGTAATGTAAGACGGCCCCCTCACTTTGTAGGCCATCAACTCCACTAGGTCATCTTGTCACAGACAGAGGACAAAGAAGAGGTGAAAATAAGAATTAAAATGAAAGATGATCCGCAGGTTTTTGTTCTGTGCCTTGGTGTCATCAGAAGTTTAATTTAGATTAAATTGAAACAATCAAAGCTTTCATTTCGCCTAAATAACATGTCTAATTGGCATAATTGTATCAGAGAAAGATCTTGTTGATTGGTGATATTAGACAAAAAGCATGTTTGGTTTCTTATAAGGCCCAGCCCAGGCAGCGTTCCATGGGGATAGTCCCTAAAATCCATTCACCCCACGAGTTTGATGGgagctacagcaggaaaatagaaATTAGGTCCATTCTGTAACGAGGCACTAGCAAAACGAGAGTGACCATCATTTGCCAATGTCTTCAAAAAAAATCGTGTCCCTCTTAGCAGAATTAAAGTTTATTAGCCTATTTATGCTAGTATGGTTTAAGGTTTAGGTCGACCTGAAGGTAGGCTACCGACCATTATTTAAATGAGTAACCATGACAACTGAGTCCTGATTGGCCACCCAGGCACAGGAATTAAAGGAGAGCGTCACCCAATCTGAATACGGACGTGCCTCGCGCCAGCACAGCCGGGCACAGTGATGCGAAACGTGTCCACGTGAGGTGAGCGAAGGCGAAGAAGTGGAACCTAAAAACAAAAGATGACAGAATGACAAAAGAAAGGGctatttacaacaacaacaaaataataacTTTGCTACAGCCCCATGCAACGTATTCTCTACAGCGTGGAAGAACAGGCTTTTCAGGTGACCATTTTTACGCAGCCCGTCAATGAAGAGGAATAGGTGCTTTTTAAATTCACCTTTCTATCTTCTGGATTCTGGATTGTGACAAGtgccaggacaggacaggggcgTCCAGAACCAGAAGTACCGAAAAGGAACTTCGGGGAGTGTTCACCTATAGCCTGCCTTTAAACGGTAGGGGATAGGGTCTTCTCACCGCCCACCCACCTGACGGAACATTCGCGTCTGCTTTGTCCCAAACCCCGGAGCCAAGACGTTGCTGCGCAGAGAGCCGTGTGGCCCCAGACCCAGCACCGGAGCCCGCGTGGGAAGGTCGGTCCTCGGTGTCCTCCAGACAGGCGGGATGATGGTCCACTGCGCCGGGTGTGACAGGCCCATCCTGGACCGGTTCCTGCTTAACGTGTTGGACCAAGCCTGGCACGCCAAATGCGTCCAGTGCTGCGAGTGCAACTGTAATCTGACAGAGAAGTGCTTCTCCCGGGATGGGAAGCTCTATTGTAAAATTGACTTTTTCAGGTAAGGATTCAGATTGGTGATTCAGGCGTAAAAGCAGGGCTTGCCAAAAACTCAGTTAGGAGAATTATAATCATCCTGCTTCTGAAGATTGTCATTCTGGATTatgttttcttgttttttgttcGTCAGTGGATTTGTTTAAAATCAAATGCTGAAATGGGATTTCATGTCACAATGCTAAAAATAGCTCTCGTTTAAGCGTCCCTCACATAATTAACCAGATATTATTATGCAGGCCTACACATTGTTTTGTGGAAATGGATATGGTTTACCAAGGTCTATTTCACAGGATATATTTCACCTATAAGCGAGATAGTATACATATAAGTTACTTGAAATGTTTAAGAATGTCACTTCAAAATAATACTATTTATAGTCAATAGAAGTAATATTGCAGTCATGGCACATTGGCATCTTGGCATTTAGTGTCACATTGGTTTTGCAACAAAAATCATATAATTATTAGGCCAATCAATTAATCATAGTTATAGGTTCACTTTGAATACCACAATACTATTTAGCATTTCGACAGAACCATATTATAATTGCCTAATATGGCCACGTTATCACTCTTTGTCCGCATGACGTGTGTGTTCTTAAAGAAACAAAGTGTGTTTTCTGACAATACGAAGCATTAACTTAGTTAATAATTGTTATTATGACACCAATAATATCACTTGCATTTATACATTCATATTATGGGAATATTATGAATATTATGTGGGCTTGAATATTCACACTTCTCTTAAACCATTCATGCAGACATGACAGTTTAAATCTATTTCTAAATCAGCTACATTTTCCTCAAACTCGTACTCTCTGCTTCCACTTTTGTTTGTTCCAATATATTTTAAAACCTCCTCATTAGGCCTACACCATCCGCTCAGTTCTTCAAAGTGTTCAATGTAATTCAGTGATAAGTATAGGCCCTTGTTTGTAGCATCATAGCAATTATTTATGTGTCAGCTTTTTCCCGTCTCCCCAAACAAATTGTTTAATGACATGTAAGGCCCAGTGTTTAAACCTTTGTGACGGCATTGTTGCCCCCAAACGACCTTGACCATCATATTAGCCAGCTCCCATCAAGCAGTGGATTTAAATGGCCCAACCATTAGCCAGGAGAAACAGTAATCACCCTAACGTGGCCATTTGTTGTGTAAGTAGAGCGGTGGCCTGCACTCGCCGCACCGGAGGAGGCTGGCCCGGGCGGTGCATGTAAAAGGCTACAGTGGAGCGAAACTATTGCAAATGGATCGAGAGAGATTCCGTAGACTACATTAGTGTTCAAATAAAGGGGCTTGCCTGAACCGCTCGTTCAGTCGTGCCCTCGTGCAACCGCTTCCCCAAATCCAAAACAACAGCCCCccactcacaccctcaaacacacaCTATCTCCAATACTCGTATTATAATTGACATATTTTCAATTCCTGCATTTTTTTTTCGTCCTGGAAGCGACTCCATATTGATGAGAGAGAGGTTACCAAATCAGCATGAGGCGCATGACGAGGTTTCTGGCTCGTGATGAGTTGGATTAGGCCTATTTATTTCACATCCGAGAGAGAAACACAAAATAAGGCTTCCCATTCTCCATCACtttatgtaggcctacattagCATACCTTTTCTTCCAATGCAACACAGGCATTTTCAACCATTTACCTTGTCGAGTTATCCCTGGAAATGTTGAGACGTTGAATTATGCTATTGTATTCGTCTGTCTATCTAAATAATAAAAGTCTATCCACCAAGGTTTTTGCATGTGAAGAGGGTGAATGTGGATTAACAGAGATTTTCACGGTAAAAACGTCCTATTCGGTTTAATCCTCGGATATCTCCGTGGTCACATTGTGCTGACTGTCACTAATGCGTTAACGTGGGTTTATTAATATAACATCTCCATAAAAAATGTGAAAATGAATGTTTTTCTATTCAATGTTGAAAATCTGTCTAGCGCACATTGTAGGCTATTTCGTATCAAGTAGGATGTTAGATTTGAACGAACATTTGTTCGAAATAGGCTACCCTTTCTTCAATTATGGCAAAGATGTAATAGCCTGctataaaacaaatatatttatgttatttattatttattaagaTGATGTTATTGTTACTACTATTGTTATTATtaggcatattattattattattaaaggcTATCTGTTGTCATTGTTATGTAAAATCTCTTGTTATGTAAAATCTCTTTACGACAGATTTAGTTCGATTTCGTGGTTACAATTATAAATTCAGGCTACTCACAGAAACATCTGCATTTCCCACAGTTGCAAAATTCACTATAGGCCTAGAATTTTCCTTTCTTTATTAAGACTCACGCTGGTTGAACGCCGCCTACTTATTTCCAGTTAAAACTGTACAATTTCCCGCTCAAATTCAGGATGTTGTTAACTATTTTGGTCTCAGAGTGATTTTACATCAACATGCTTGTTGTCTCTGTCCTCTCGCTTTCTTTTCAGGAGGTTTGGGACGAAGTGCGCAGGATGCCTCCAAGGCATCTCTCCCAGTGATCTGGTGCGCAAGGCGCGCAGCAAGGTGTTCCATCTCAACTGCTTCACGTGCATGGTGTGCAACAAGCAGCTGTCCACCGGCGAGGAACTCTATGTTATCGACGAAAATAAATTTGTTTGTAAAGAAGACTACCTGAGCTCAGGGGCGATCAAGGAAGTCACCTTGAATTCAGGTAATTATTGTTAAATGCCCAGTGCAGTCAACAACATGATTTCCTGTGTTCCACACTATAACGTTGGAATACTATGAACTTGTGAAAAATATTATTATGCCCATTTAGtggaagagctgtttgaaaatatatttcagcctgttttggtgggatggagttttggactgcctggtgacatcaccaggtggtaaatgagttaatatacaaataagaaagagagttctaaacctctctgccaataacagctatttCAATTGTCTccccccactcagaccactctcagacattcctagcaaaattcttgcttgagaagaatagctaagaagctatttttgtttctttttttttttaccattttaatttaaaataatCACAGTAAGATACCTACTTGTTACCCAGAGATGATTTGATTtggagataaaaacggctgcatttgACCTTTAAGGGTTTCAAAAGTGAGTCTTTCTTATATTACTACATGGATACAAACATATCAGTGTTCTGTTGGTCTTGGAAAATGTCTATAGGCCCACTGATGTCTGAAAATAAGGGACCGTGTTTCTTTGTTGATTTACTGATTGTTCCAACGTGGGATCTCACGTTACCAGACACTGGTACACATCCAACCAAACCAAAACCATAGACTGCTTATCTTGTTCATGATATGAAACGCCACTACTGCTTGGATGTATTTGTTGGCATCCTGTAATGGGATAGCCTATATCACATATTTACAAATCCCACTGCAAACTAAAATGTATGAATTCGAAAATCTATTATGTTACTCtgcaccttaaaaaaaaaaaaaaagtatccaGAGGCATAACCTATATAGCCACTGGCCACGGTAGCCGAGTTGAGTCTACACACCACGGTCAGGAaattcagaaccatggacagggCGGGTGTCAACATCTGAGCGTTAGCTCTGGCTCTGCATGATTTGGGGTAGGCTGTCGCCTGCGTCCAATCTCACCGCTGTTGAAGTAGTCTTATATATGgatacatattttttattttattctgtttGATTCTATTCTCTACTTTCCTATTTTAGCTGCAGTGTCGTATAGCACCTAACGTCACATGGTTAAACATGTGTAGGCCTATATGGAGAATTCGTCTGCAAATGACTTCTCCTCTAATTATctcaaaacaaatatatataaaatgtaattatttaaaGACGTTGATATTGATAAGAGATTACGCCGATATGTTGGGTGTTTGGAAACAAAATGGATAGGCCTAAATCAACAACAACTGTCGGAAAAGCGTATTGTGTTCGAGGAGTTGTCAGGCTCCCATCACTGGCACTAGATTTTGTCTTTAGATCAACAAGGTGACGGATAACATGTGTTTCGTCGAAAGACGTGACATTGATTTTAACCCCTCGTTGCGTGTCTGTTGCTTCAAACATGAACAACATATGACGACTGACATTCTTGCTGGCTCAATGGGCCGCATATAGAGCATGTGTAGCCTAGTGTTTGATGATGTTCCCCAACAAAGCATCTCCGCGTCGCTGAATGCATCTGACCATATAGCTAAGGCTTATCAATGCTATAATTTCCTGTTTGATACATTTCTCAAACAGCCATCCCCTCGGACAATGACATGCTGTTATCGCGCGACGCAGCAGGTCCTTGGGGATCCTCTGTATAGGCAGCCTAGCTCCATTTTTTTTGTTTCACGTTACAGGCATAATTTCTATTTCCATACGTCGATCCGCTTCAGGTCACACGCGGGCACGGTTGAGTTAAGTTGGTTACACCTGTTTTATTTGTGACTAGATTTAAACGGGTAAATCCAGGCATTTAGACTGTTTCATATGGACTTGGTAAAGtgtatttttttatgtaaaagGAACTCAAAGGGCTTCCATAGGCTATTTGTATTTTGTGAGGCGTCATTGTTCCACGTATTCTGGTTTATTTCTGATTAGACAGACTACAGAATTAATCTAGCAGCACACAGAAGGCCTTGTGATATCTCCGATTGAGACCTTTCCATTCTCTCTCGTTCCCCAGTGTCATCATGCACAGACAGAAGTTTATCGCCGGACCTCCAGGACCCGATGCAGGACGACACAAAAGAGACGGACAATTCCACATGCTCAGATAAGGACACGAACAATAACGAGAATGAGGAGCAGAGTTCGGGTACGAAGCGGCGAGGTCCGCGAACCACCATCAAAGCCAAGCAGCTGGAAACGCTGAAGGCTGCCTTCGTGGCCACGCCGAAACCCACCCGACACATCCGAGAACAGTTGGCCCAGGAGACGGGACTCAACATGCGGGTTATACAGGTAGAATGGTATTATATACTTCACTTGAGACTATACATTTTTGGTTAATAAAGAGCCTGGTTTTTATTTGGCCAAGTTAGAATTTCTACTCCCATATAGAATAGAATCTGTTGATTTCCCAGGTCCAGTGGAAAAAACGTTAGGTTTTTTTCTATTTGTGTTTGATGAGCACCGCTAGGTTTTGATAGACTACTGGTGTTGTAAGCAACGTGGGCCTGTCTGCTGTCTTCGACATTCTTGATGAATTAAAATAGATTGGATTTTAATTTTGCCTGAAATTAGAGCGAGATTTAATTGAAGACATAATTGACAAAGTGAGAGTGAGAAGAAGAAATGTCACAACAGGTTACTATGAGGTTATTATCTAGTCCAGATCCCCATAACTATGTGTAAAATGAAATAGGCCTACAACCGACCTACCTTTCTATGGAGGgataacacatttggaataaaATATGAGAAAAATACCTTTTAATGAAAACGTTGAAAACAAGACACATTCAAATGAAATGCTGATTGACAAATCCATAGGATCGTTATAAGATCAACTCGAGAGTTATTGAACATCCCTCCCCGGGAAATAGGAATGGGGTCTAGAAACCACAATATTAATTCG includes the following:
- the LOC139421886 gene encoding LIM/homeobox protein Lhx5-like gives rise to the protein MMVHCAGCDRPILDRFLLNVLDQAWHAKCVQCCECNCNLTEKCFSRDGKLYCKIDFFRRFGTKCAGCLQGISPSDLVRKARSKVFHLNCFTCMVCNKQLSTGEELYVIDENKFVCKEDYLSSGAIKEVTLNSVSSCTDRSLSPDLQDPMQDDTKETDNSTCSDKDTNNNENEEQSSGTKRRGPRTTIKAKQLETLKAAFVATPKPTRHIREQLAQETGLNMRVIQVWFQNRRSKERRMKQLSALGARRHAFFRGPRRMRSMGGRLEDPDILGPGAYGYYTEYQGDYYGGGNYEFFSHGPPSSQAQSPAESPYIHGGAMEGSVSAHHPSDDQRFTDMISHADTPSPEPGLPSSLHPVPGEAYGGGPSPPFSLASNSSYSAPMSHPGQEMGETTVW